The Candidatus Manganitrophaceae bacterium DNA segment AACTGATGGAAGAGCATGAACTAAAACCGATCGTCGAAGCGTTATTCTTCGTCTCCGGCGACCCTCTCTCAGTTGACCGTCTTCGGGATGTCATCAAGGGTGTTGATAAGAAGCGGCTTCTCGTTGTGATTGAAACGCTTCAAGGGGAGTATGATCAATCGAATCGGGGGATACGATTGGCCGAGGTTGCCGCTGGATACCAGCTGGTGACACGCCCTGAAATGGCCCCCTGGATCAAGGAGATGGAAAAAATCAGAACGGCATCCCGCCTCTCAAGGCCCGGCCTGGAAACCCTTGCGATTGTGGCATACAAACAACCCGTTACCCGTGGTGAGATTGAGATGGTTCGTGGGGTTGATGCGGCCGGGGTATTAAAGACCTTGATGGAAAGGAAACTGATCAAGATTGTCGGCAGGAAAGAGGCTGCGGGCCGCCCAATGATGTATGGAACGACACGTCAGTTTTTAGAGTATTTCGGCTTGGCCAGTCTTTCCGGTCTTCCCACACTGAAAGAATTCTCAGAAGTGGCTGAGGCGACGGGAGAAGGGGAGGTTCTTCTGGACTCTATTGTTCATGGGAATGGCAATATGACCGACCACGCGGAGGCAGGGCAGGGTGAAGGTCATCAGGGTGGTCAAGAAGGGGAGGTGCTTAGCACTTCTATTGAAGCCGCTGAGGAAGTTGAAAATATCGAAGAAGTCCCGAACCGCGCTTAGGGTTTGTTCCGAAATAGCCTGTACGATTAGGAGCCCCTGCTTTGAGTCCGAGGCAGGGCATAACAAGGGAGCACCGTTCAGCTATGTGACCGAGGAGCAAGCAGCATCGGGCCTAAGGAACATCTGAATAAGTCATGAATTGTTTTTTCAGGGCAAAATGTTTCGATTTTGCGTTGAAAATCTTGAAAATAGCGGGCAATTCTCTTCGATTTAGGCCTTGAATCGAAACATTTTATCTCCTGAAAGACTCAACTCAGACTTAATCAGAGCTTCCCTAAGTTGGAACTCCCCGAGCGTGCCATCACTGCGCTTTCGTTTCTTCCGTATAAGCGCCGATATTCCGAATGCGGTGGTAGCGTTGCTCCAATCTTTCCTCAGCCGGGATGGCATCGAGTTTGGTGAGCAGGTTACACAGGGTTTTTGATATCAGGGAAGCGGTCTTTTCCGGATCATGGTGTGCGCCGCCAGGCGGTTCAGGAATAATCGTTTCAATGATTCCGAGGCGGAGAAGGTCTTTGGCCGTCATTTTAAGGGCCTCGGCAGCATCCTCGGTCTTGGTGGCATCATTCCATAGAATGGCCGCACAGCCTTCGGGAGAGATCACCGAATAGATGGCATATTCGAGCATGATGATCTTGTCGGCAACAGAAACGGCAAGTGCTCCTCCGCTTCCCCCTTCTCCAATCACGACTGATATAATCGGAACATTCAACTGGGACATCACCATTAAATTTCTGGCAATGGCCTCTGATTGTCCTCTTTCCTCCGCCCCGACGCCGGGATAGGCTCCAGGGGTGTCAATAAAAGTAATAATCGGCTTGTTGAATTTTTCAGCCAGCTGCATGACCCTAAGGGCTTTTCGGTATCCCTCCGGATGGGGCATTCCGAAGTTTCTCGTGATACGCTCCTTGACGCCTTTTCCTTTCTGGTGCCCGATAATGACAACAGAGTGACCATCCAGGCGGGCCAGTCCGGCTGTCATCGACTTGTCATCCCCATAGAGGCGATCTCCATGCAACTCAATGAAGTCCTCAAAGATTATATCGATGTAGTCTGAAGTATTCGGACGCTTGGGGTGCCGGGCCAGCTGGGCGATCTGCCAGGGAGACAGTTTTGAAAAAATTTCCCCTTGAAGGCTTGCCATCTTTTTCTGGAGTTTACGTATTTCTTTTGTCCGGCTTGAATCTGTTTTACTGAGATCCTGGAGCCGGTTGATCTTTTCCTGTATTTCAATGATCGGTTTTTCAAACTCTAGGTATTCGTTCACAGGTATGTCCTCATCACGGAGTCTGGACCCTTTCCGCTTGAGCGTTGACATCAGGAGTCCAGTCTTCTTGAACGGCCCCTACACCAAAGCACGTTTCGATTTCATTTGTCAATTGGTCGGAACCGTCTACTGAAAACTTTGAATCAATCGCAATAACCGACTCTGTCGGAGAACCGCCGGGTTCCGGGATCATTATCTTCAGAAAAACCGGAAGAGATCCAGGGGAACGGAGCAAAACTTGATGCAATCGTTCAATTTCTCCCGGACTCACCTTGTCGGCTGAAAGCGCAATGGTCACATGGGTCTCTACTTGTAAGGGGACAACGGCTGTTGCCTTCATTTTAACCCCTTTTTCAGCGCGGTCAACCGTTCCCACAAAAAGCAAAGGGATATCCTGCTTGAAAAGAGACGCCGCTTTTTGATAAAGGTCAGGAAAAATAATGACCTCGACGCTTCCGCTCAAGTCCTCAATCCGAAGATAAGCCATTCGGTCCCCCCGCCTTGTCGTGGTAACTTTTTCCTGAACGACCATCCCGCAGAACCGTACAGCGCGGGTGTCCTCAAGTGATTTCAGGGCTTCCGTTGGGGTGGCAAGGCGCTTTTTCATGAGCGCCTCAAAACGCTTGAGCGGATGACAGGTAATATAAAAGCCAAGAGCCTCTTTTTCTAGTTTTGCAATTTGACTGTCGTTCCATTCCTGCACGTGTTGAAGTGGGGATTCCGCCGCAGATTCAAGGTTTTTTGCCTGGTCCGCAAAGAAGGTCATCTGGCCGGTTTCCTTTACACGTTGATATTGTCCGCCCTCTTGAATGGCCTTCTCGAGATGTTCCATCAGGGCGGCACGTTTGGCTTTTGTTGAATCAAAAGCGCCGCTTTTGATCAAGCCTTCGATCACGCGTTTGTTTGTTTTTCGAAGATCAATCTTGCGGCAAAAGTCGAAGAGTGAGGGAAATCGCCCCTCTTCCTTGCGGACCGCCAGAACAGAATCGATCGCACCACTTCCGACATTTTTGATCGCGCCCAGACCGAAGCGGATCCCTTCCGATACAACGGTAAAATCTTTGTTGCTCTCATTGACATCAGGAGGCAGGATCCCAATTCCCATTTTTCGACATTCCGTAATATATTTAACTACTTTATCCGAATTGCCCATTTCACAAGAGAGGAGCGCCGTCATGAACTCGGCGGGATGATGGATTTTTAAGTAGGCCGTTTGGAAGGTAATGAGCGCGTAAGCAGCGGAATGTGATTTGTTGAATCCATAGCCGGCAAAAAATTCCATCAGATCGAAGATCTTTTCTGCTTTGGAAGACGTAATTCCTTTTTTTGTTGCCCGTTCTACAAAGGTTACTTTTTGTGCGGCCATTTCTTCCGGTTTTTTCTTCCCCATGGCTCTTCGTAGCAGGTCGGCCTCTCCCAGGGAAAATCCTCCGACGACATTGGCAATTTTCATGACCTGTTCCTGATAAACAATCACGCCATAGGTTTCTTTTAAGATGTCTTGGAGTTGGGGAATCTCGTAGCGGATTTTTTTCTTGCCCTGTTTCCTCTTGATGAAATCATCGACCATTCCGCTCCCGATCGGTCCAGGACGATAAAGGGCAAGGATGGCGACAATATCTTCAAATGTTTCCGGTTTCATCTTGATCAGAAGATCTACCATTCCGGAACTTTCCAGTTGGAAGATGCCCGTCGTGTCTCCTGATCCCAACAAGGCATATGTCTTTGAATCATCCAGAGAGATGTCTTCCAGGCGTAAGGGGGAGGCGGGGAGGTCGCCGGGGCCGGACCTCTTTCTTTCATTTATCAGGCGGAGCGTATGAT contains these protein-coding regions:
- the scpB gene encoding SMC-Scp complex subunit ScpB, with the protein product MEEHELKPIVEALFFVSGDPLSVDRLRDVIKGVDKKRLLVVIETLQGEYDQSNRGIRLAEVAAGYQLVTRPEMAPWIKEMEKIRTASRLSRPGLETLAIVAYKQPVTRGEIEMVRGVDAAGVLKTLMERKLIKIVGRKEAAGRPMMYGTTRQFLEYFGLASLSGLPTLKEFSEVAEATGEGEVLLDSIVHGNGNMTDHAEAGQGEGHQGGQEGEVLSTSIEAAEEVENIEEVPNRA
- a CDS encoding DNA polymerase III subunit alpha gives rise to the protein MSVQDFVHLHLHTEYSLLDGANKITPLISTAKDMGMSAVSITDHGNLFGAIEFYQKTTKAGLKPIIGCEVYLAPRSRFDKEGHGVHEDDYEHVGGSNPYYHLILLAANHAGYKNLIKLITIANIEGFYYKPRVDKEILRKHHDGLIALSGCLRGEIPYLLTRGHDKEAVEAAHEYQEIFGKENFFIEIQDNGLDLQIEANRKLVALAKRFNIPLVATNDCHYLHQGDARAHDVMLCLQTGKTVNMPNRMKFQTEQLYFKSAEEMTRAFSELPDAVTNTARIADMVDLKLEFGKFHLPHFKAPEGTTREAYLASLAQEGLEHRLNRMNGNAATLRLVYEDRLKKELDILNVMGYAGYFLIVWDIINYARASKIPVGPGRGSAAGSLVAYALAITDIDPISNGLIFERFLNPERVTLPDIDMDFCMDRREEVLRYVTKKYGVEHVCQIITFGTMAAKGAIRDVGRVMEIPYAEVDRLAKLIPNTLNITIDEALAQEKKLGEAAKNDARIADMIALAKQLEGLARHASTHAAGVVISDKPLTEHVPLYRGNKGEIVTQFAMGDIEKIGLVKFDFLGLRTLTVIDHTLRLINERKRSGPGDLPASPLRLEDISLDDSKTYALLGSGDTTGIFQLESSGMVDLLIKMKPETFEDIVAILALYRPGPIGSGMVDDFIKRKQGKKKIRYEIPQLQDILKETYGVIVYQEQVMKIANVVGGFSLGEADLLRRAMGKKKPEEMAAQKVTFVERATKKGITSSKAEKIFDLMEFFAGYGFNKSHSAAYALITFQTAYLKIHHPAEFMTALLSCEMGNSDKVVKYITECRKMGIGILPPDVNESNKDFTVVSEGIRFGLGAIKNVGSGAIDSVLAVRKEEGRFPSLFDFCRKIDLRKTNKRVIEGLIKSGAFDSTKAKRAALMEHLEKAIQEGGQYQRVKETGQMTFFADQAKNLESAAESPLQHVQEWNDSQIAKLEKEALGFYITCHPLKRFEALMKKRLATPTEALKSLEDTRAVRFCGMVVQEKVTTTRRGDRMAYLRIEDLSGSVEVIIFPDLYQKAASLFKQDIPLLFVGTVDRAEKGVKMKATAVVPLQVETHVTIALSADKVSPGEIERLHQVLLRSPGSLPVFLKIMIPEPGGSPTESVIAIDSKFSVDGSDQLTNEIETCFGVGAVQEDWTPDVNAQAERVQTP
- a CDS encoding acetyl-CoA carboxylase carboxyltransferase subunit alpha, giving the protein MSTLKRKGSRLRDEDIPVNEYLEFEKPIIEIQEKINRLQDLSKTDSSRTKEIRKLQKKMASLQGEIFSKLSPWQIAQLARHPKRPNTSDYIDIIFEDFIELHGDRLYGDDKSMTAGLARLDGHSVVIIGHQKGKGVKERITRNFGMPHPEGYRKALRVMQLAEKFNKPIITFIDTPGAYPGVGAEERGQSEAIARNLMVMSQLNVPIISVVIGEGGSGGALAVSVADKIIMLEYAIYSVISPEGCAAILWNDATKTEDAAEALKMTAKDLLRLGIIETIIPEPPGGAHHDPEKTASLISKTLCNLLTKLDAIPAEERLEQRYHRIRNIGAYTEETKAQ